A window of Malania oleifera isolate guangnan ecotype guangnan chromosome 5, ASM2987363v1, whole genome shotgun sequence contains these coding sequences:
- the LOC131155799 gene encoding protein MODIFYING WALL LIGNIN-1-like, producing MDKPRQHGFALLCSSMLFLASVAVASCVAAEFKRTKKEDIKLDGKLCSLPGSNAFGLGVAALICVSIAQVVGNLVICRHFCLGKNGRICNRRRTRISNAALLAVSWMSYGVTVVLVGTASSMNRRQAYGEGWVEGECYAVRDGVFVGSAVLVLVAVSTTLAALLLTRRKPHLERGQKVHAQVPPDGSQRNQCL from the exons ATGGACAAACCCCGGCAACACGGGTTTGCGCTCCTCTGCTCCTCCATGCTCTTCCTCGCCTCCGTCGCCGTCGCATCCTGTGTCGCTGCAGAGTTTAAAAGAACAAAG AAAGAGGATATAAAGTTGGATGGGAAGCTGTGCTCTTTGCCAGGTAGTAATGCATTTGGGCTGGGAGTGGCAGCTTTGATATGTGTTTCCATAGCTCAGGTAGTGGGGAATTTGGTGATATGCAGGCACTTCTGTTTGGGAAAGAATGGAAGAATCTGCAATAGGAGAAGAACCAGGATTTCGAACGCTGCTCTTCTGGCTGTCTCCTG GATGAGCTATGGAGTAACGGTGGTATTGGTGGGCACAGCCAGCAGCATGAACAGAAGACAGGCCTACGGAGAAGGGTGGGTAGAGGGAGAGTGCTACGCGGTGAGAGATGGCGTATTCGTTGGGTCGGCGGTGCTCGTCTTAGTCGCCGTAAGTACGACGCTCGCGGCCCTCCTCCTAACCAGGAGGAAGCCCCATCTGGAACGAGGCCAGAAAGTGCATGCTCAGGTGCCACCAGATGGGTCACAGAGGAATCAATGTTTATAG